From the genome of Methylocystis bryophila, one region includes:
- a CDS encoding response regulator has product MTPVTIIMIEDDEGHARLIEKNIRAAGITNAIVAIAEGSRALLHLLGPDGSGQISAGLALLILLDLNLPDMDGTEVLRRLKENPHLRRTPVVILTTTDDDREVRRCYDLGCNVYITKPVDYSQFVTAVRQLGLFFSVIQVPEAP; this is encoded by the coding sequence ATGACGCCCGTGACCATCATCATGATCGAGGACGATGAGGGGCATGCGCGCCTCATCGAAAAGAATATTCGCGCCGCGGGGATCACCAACGCCATCGTCGCGATCGCCGAGGGCTCGCGCGCTTTGCTCCATCTTTTGGGTCCGGACGGATCGGGTCAGATTAGCGCCGGCCTCGCGCTTCTGATCCTCCTGGACCTTAATCTGCCGGACATGGACGGAACCGAGGTTCTGCGGCGCCTCAAGGAAAATCCGCATCTGAGGCGAACGCCGGTGGTGATCCTGACCACAACGGACGACGATCGGGAGGTCCGACGTTGTTATGACTTGGGCTGCAACGTTTACATTACCAAGCCCGTGGACTATTCCCAATTCGTCACTGCGGTGCGGCAGCTCGGCCTGTTCTTCTCCGTCATCCAAGTGCCGGAAGCGCCGTGA
- the fixJ gene encoding response regulator FixJ, protein MSKANVIHVIDDDAIIRDSVALVLARNGLCVQTHDSASEFLDRVDSDNTACVVTDVCMPGMDGIELLAKLRELGLVFPVIVLTANGDVPLAVEAIKRGAIDFLEKPFDDESLLASVREALMQNDGTESRKGEAAVMAKLESLTDRENEVLACLLKGSPNKIIAYELGISPRTVEVHRANIMHKMKAGSLAELVRMSVAAQYARGVA, encoded by the coding sequence ATGAGCAAAGCGAATGTCATTCACGTTATCGACGATGACGCCATCATTCGCGACTCGGTTGCGCTCGTGCTGGCCAGGAACGGGCTTTGCGTCCAGACGCACGACTCCGCGTCCGAATTCCTCGATCGCGTGGACTCCGATAACACGGCTTGCGTCGTGACGGATGTGTGCATGCCGGGAATGGACGGCATAGAGCTGTTGGCGAAGCTGAGGGAGCTCGGGCTCGTTTTTCCCGTCATCGTGCTCACGGCGAATGGGGATGTCCCGCTCGCCGTGGAAGCGATCAAGCGCGGAGCCATCGATTTCCTCGAGAAGCCTTTCGACGACGAATCCCTGCTCGCTTCGGTGCGCGAAGCCTTGATGCAAAACGACGGGACGGAAAGCCGAAAAGGAGAGGCCGCCGTCATGGCGAAACTGGAGAGCTTGACCGATCGAGAAAACGAGGTTCTGGCCTGTCTCCTTAAGGGGAGCCCCAATAAGATAATCGCTTATGAATTGGGGATCAGCCCGAGAACCGTTGAGGTCCACCGCGCCAACATCATGCATAAGATGAAAGCGGGCAGCCTGGCGGAACTTGTTCGCATGTCGGTCGCCGCGCAATACGCGCGCGGAGTGGCATAG
- a CDS encoding TolC family outer membrane protein codes for MKRLRSGVFASSRSGARPSIQSVGALLILAAAASSSFPTQNASAETINSALIRAYTTNPELNRDRAGVRIRDEDVAKAWSGLRPSAGLQGNVGVENSDWKFPIPDLRVPFIWTTSIAPVSPINGKRLAVQQAYSGVPRGGAFSVSQTLFDGGRTTNAVGEAEAGVFAARAMAELSEQMILQTGAAAYMNVLRDTAILSLRKNNVSNLELQLQQTQQRLRVGEVTNTDLAQAEAALAQARSEYAAAQAQLKNSVADYHQVIGVDPGRLEPASSVERLLPGSVQAGIDIAIQEHPAVRAAMSEVDAAEFAVHAAESALAPTLSLDGQVAHQDDFWGYHGARLFTADVRASLKVPLYQRGEEYASIRQSKEKLGRARLELDVQRSKVRANVVSSYSRLDAAKAQIKSDQATVKAAEKALDGVRREAELGQRTTLDVLNAHQALLNARTNLLISQSDRVVASYMTLGAIGRLSSQSLNLDVIPHDPALHFEEVKFKSFGVDSSSR; via the coding sequence ATGAAACGCCTGCGATCCGGCGTCTTCGCGAGCTCGCGAAGCGGTGCGCGGCCTTCAATCCAATCGGTCGGCGCTCTGTTAATCCTGGCCGCCGCCGCGAGCAGTTCCTTTCCGACCCAAAACGCTTCGGCTGAGACGATCAATTCCGCGCTCATTCGCGCCTACACCACCAATCCCGAGCTCAATCGAGACCGGGCCGGCGTGCGCATCCGCGACGAGGACGTCGCAAAGGCCTGGTCCGGGTTGCGGCCGAGCGCGGGGCTTCAAGGGAACGTCGGGGTGGAAAACTCCGATTGGAAGTTTCCCATTCCGGATCTGCGGGTTCCCTTCATCTGGACCACGAGCATCGCGCCGGTGAGCCCGATCAACGGCAAGCGCCTCGCTGTGCAGCAGGCGTACTCAGGCGTACCGCGCGGGGGAGCCTTCAGCGTCTCGCAAACGCTCTTCGACGGCGGTCGAACCACGAACGCTGTCGGCGAGGCCGAAGCCGGCGTATTCGCGGCGCGCGCCATGGCGGAGCTCAGCGAGCAGATGATTCTGCAAACTGGCGCCGCCGCCTACATGAATGTGCTGCGCGACACCGCAATCCTGTCGCTGCGCAAGAACAACGTTTCAAATCTCGAGTTGCAGCTCCAACAGACACAGCAAAGGCTACGCGTCGGCGAGGTCACCAATACCGATTTGGCCCAGGCCGAGGCGGCCCTAGCCCAGGCCCGCTCGGAATATGCCGCCGCGCAGGCGCAACTGAAGAACAGCGTCGCCGACTACCACCAGGTCATCGGCGTGGATCCAGGCCGATTGGAGCCGGCGTCCTCTGTGGAACGGTTGCTGCCTGGCTCGGTGCAGGCGGGAATTGATATCGCCATACAAGAGCACCCCGCTGTCAGAGCGGCGATGAGCGAGGTGGATGCGGCGGAATTCGCCGTGCACGCCGCCGAAAGCGCCCTGGCGCCGACGCTCTCGCTCGATGGTCAGGTTGCGCACCAGGACGACTTCTGGGGCTATCACGGGGCGCGGCTCTTTACCGCCGACGTGCGCGCTTCTCTGAAGGTTCCCCTGTACCAGCGCGGTGAAGAATACGCTTCGATTCGCCAGTCAAAGGAAAAGCTGGGACGGGCTAGACTCGAGCTGGACGTTCAACGGAGCAAGGTGCGCGCAAATGTCGTTTCGAGCTACAGTCGTCTCGACGCCGCCAAAGCGCAGATCAAATCCGATCAAGCGACCGTGAAAGCCGCGGAGAAGGCCTTGGACGGCGTACGCCGAGAGGCGGAGCTGGGCCAGCGCACGACGCTCGACGTGCTGAACGCCCATCAAGCGCTGCTCAATGCACGTACCAATTTGCTGATTTCGCAATCCGACCGCGTGGTCGCCTCCTATATGACGCTCGGCGCCATCGGAAGGCTGTCGTCTCAAAGTTTGAATCTCGATGTCATACCGCATGATCCCGCCCTCCACTTCGAAGAAGTGAAGTTCAAGAGCTTCGGAGTCGATTCCAGCTCCAGGTGA
- a CDS encoding alpha,alpha-trehalose-phosphate synthase (UDP-forming): MQRLVIVSNRVPPPSGVAAGGLGTCILDALQDHDAVWFGWNGDLVSTESEITSACARYDRLTQITMPLTERDYREHYLGFCNAALWPVHHCRLDLARFAPGCIEGYRRVNLRFAKEVMSRLRPDDLIWVQDYHLIPLGSNLRALGARNRLGFFLHIPFPPPEVLLAVPEHLWLLNALCSYDVVGFQTNADRQNFFRFACGHLDGEPMSGNTLRIAGRIVTAVICPAGIDTHSFSEMAKSRRAAAEIERLRRVGEPLINIIGVDRLDYTKGLPERLRSFRRLLELYPQNRKATTLMQIAPPSREDVQAYAQIRQELEGLCGEINGQHGDVDWTPVRYICRNVAREALAALYRGSQVGLVTPLRDGMNLVAKEYVIAQDEEDPGVLVLSRFAGAAEDLREALIVNPYDLDEVAHAIQRAITMPREERIERHQALAVRVRERDAHNWMAEFLCALDIDRAPALSFELASARHRRAARHAWMAPRPAPAISSAVL, translated from the coding sequence ATGCAGCGCCTCGTGATTGTGTCAAACCGGGTTCCGCCACCATCCGGCGTTGCTGCTGGAGGGCTCGGAACGTGCATTCTCGACGCCCTTCAAGATCATGACGCCGTGTGGTTTGGATGGAACGGGGATCTCGTATCAACCGAGAGCGAGATCACCAGCGCATGCGCACGCTACGACAGGTTGACGCAAATTACGATGCCGCTGACGGAACGCGACTACCGAGAGCATTATCTTGGCTTTTGCAACGCGGCGCTGTGGCCGGTTCATCATTGCCGGCTTGATCTCGCGCGCTTTGCGCCAGGGTGCATCGAGGGTTATCGAAGGGTCAATCTCCGCTTCGCCAAAGAGGTGATGTCGCGCTTGCGTCCCGACGATTTGATCTGGGTTCAGGATTATCACCTCATTCCCCTAGGCTCGAATTTGAGAGCGCTCGGCGCGCGCAATCGACTGGGGTTCTTCCTGCATATTCCCTTTCCTCCGCCGGAGGTGCTGCTCGCAGTCCCGGAACACCTTTGGCTCTTGAACGCGCTTTGCTCCTATGACGTGGTCGGCTTCCAAACAAACGCCGATCGACAGAATTTCTTCCGCTTCGCTTGCGGACACTTGGATGGCGAGCCCATGTCGGGGAACACCTTACGCATTGCCGGGAGGATCGTGACTGCCGTGATCTGTCCGGCTGGGATCGACACGCACTCTTTTTCCGAGATGGCGAAGAGCCGGCGCGCGGCGGCTGAAATCGAGAGATTGCGGAGAGTCGGTGAACCCCTGATCAACATTATAGGAGTGGACCGTCTGGACTATACGAAGGGGCTCCCGGAACGGCTGCGTTCTTTTCGGCGTCTGCTCGAGCTCTACCCCCAGAACCGCAAAGCGACGACCCTGATGCAGATTGCTCCGCCGTCGCGTGAAGACGTTCAGGCCTATGCGCAAATCCGACAGGAGCTCGAGGGGCTTTGCGGCGAGATCAACGGTCAGCATGGGGACGTCGATTGGACCCCTGTGCGTTACATCTGTCGCAATGTGGCCCGCGAGGCGCTCGCGGCGTTATATAGGGGCAGTCAAGTCGGGCTCGTGACGCCGCTGCGCGACGGAATGAATCTCGTCGCCAAAGAATATGTCATCGCTCAAGACGAAGAAGATCCCGGGGTCCTCGTGCTCTCACGCTTCGCCGGAGCCGCTGAGGATTTGCGCGAGGCTCTCATCGTCAATCCATACGACCTGGACGAGGTCGCTCACGCGATACAGCGCGCCATCACAATGCCGCGAGAGGAACGCATCGAACGCCACCAGGCGCTTGCGGTGCGCGTTCGAGAGCGCGACGCCCACAATTGGATGGCTGAATTCTTATGCGCGCTCGACATCGATCGCGCCCCTGCTCTTAGCTTCGAGCTGGCTTCCGCACGCCATCGCCGGGCCGCGCGACACGCTTGGATGGCCCCCCGGCCGGCGCCGGCGATTTCAAGCGCCGTCCTTTAA
- a CDS encoding sensor histidine kinase: MLSPAQAPPQFDEEPWIARFLIGLGSTWQGVLIAASAAILSVNVALFAWTSQQSQSQAKLASHSLMVENRLSELLLFIRTAESEQRGDILASGNSAYRACYIAAVNEIPRRLAELNIMTADNLGQQAELAELERLINDKLADLASKLRLLDEGDRGRALESFDRNDKGRALMATIRERVARLKGEEERLLSVRSADSARASQQLFFVGLGDTLLIFFLGWMAISFSLLSRQRLVAANAALESKVEERVAELRAAHDEMQSFAYVVGHDLRAPLVNIMGFTGELQTLRDSIFDHLAQGGETPNSKSFDAQAAAAEFDEALGFIRAATVKIDHLINAILAISRAGKRELKLEKIDMSALVKGVVATLAHQAQAVGAKMEVGTLPPVTCDRLALEQIFANLLDNALKYLRDGEPGQIQVTGYAAYDRVIYEVRDNGRGIAEADQKRIFDLFRRAGAQDQRGEGIGLANVRALLRRLGGTIGLTSTLDCGSTFKVVLPRVCAAQ, encoded by the coding sequence ATGCTTAGTCCTGCGCAGGCTCCGCCACAATTCGACGAAGAACCTTGGATTGCCCGCTTTTTGATCGGGCTTGGTTCGACGTGGCAGGGGGTCCTGATCGCGGCGAGCGCAGCAATTCTCTCCGTCAACGTGGCGCTCTTCGCGTGGACGTCGCAGCAGTCGCAATCGCAAGCGAAATTGGCGAGCCATAGCTTAATGGTTGAGAACAGGCTCTCGGAGCTGCTGCTGTTCATTCGTACGGCCGAATCTGAACAGAGAGGCGATATTCTCGCGAGTGGCAACAGCGCCTATCGAGCGTGCTATATCGCTGCGGTCAATGAAATTCCGCGAAGATTGGCGGAGCTCAACATCATGACCGCTGACAATCTCGGTCAGCAAGCGGAGTTAGCTGAGCTTGAGCGCCTGATCAATGACAAGCTCGCAGATTTGGCCAGCAAGCTTCGGCTTCTCGACGAGGGCGATAGGGGTCGCGCGCTCGAGTCATTTGACCGGAACGACAAGGGACGCGCCCTAATGGCGACCATCAGGGAGCGGGTCGCGCGCTTGAAAGGCGAGGAGGAGCGGCTTCTCTCGGTGCGATCAGCGGATTCCGCGCGCGCGAGCCAGCAACTCTTCTTTGTTGGCTTGGGCGACACCCTTCTCATATTCTTCTTGGGTTGGATGGCGATATCCTTTTCGCTTCTCTCGCGTCAGCGTCTCGTCGCGGCGAATGCCGCGCTCGAGAGCAAGGTGGAGGAGCGGGTCGCCGAACTGCGGGCGGCTCATGACGAGATGCAAAGCTTTGCCTATGTCGTCGGCCACGACTTGCGCGCGCCGTTGGTCAATATCATGGGCTTTACGGGCGAGCTCCAAACATTGCGAGACTCAATCTTCGATCATCTCGCGCAAGGAGGCGAGACACCAAACTCCAAATCGTTTGACGCTCAGGCGGCGGCCGCCGAGTTCGACGAAGCGCTCGGCTTCATCAGGGCGGCGACCGTCAAGATTGACCACTTGATCAACGCCATCTTGGCCATCTCCCGAGCCGGCAAGCGCGAGCTGAAGCTGGAGAAAATCGACATGTCGGCGCTGGTAAAAGGAGTTGTGGCCACTCTCGCTCATCAAGCGCAGGCCGTCGGCGCGAAGATGGAAGTGGGGACCTTGCCGCCCGTCACTTGCGACCGTCTCGCTCTCGAACAGATATTTGCCAATCTTCTCGACAATGCGTTAAAATACCTGCGGGATGGAGAGCCGGGGCAAATTCAGGTCACCGGATACGCCGCATACGATCGGGTGATTTACGAGGTCCGGGACAATGGTCGCGGAATCGCCGAAGCGGATCAAAAACGAATTTTCGACCTATTTCGCCGCGCCGGCGCTCAAGATCAGCGCGGCGAGGGCATTGGGCTGGCGAACGTGCGCGCCTTGCTCCGGCGCCTCGGCGGAACGATCGGGCTCACGTCGACGCTGGACTGCGGCTCGACCTTCAAAGTGGTGTTGCCTCGCGTCTGCGCCGCTCAATGA
- the cobT gene encoding nicotinate-nucleotide--dimethylbenzimidazole phosphoribosyltransferase yields MLLAGLPAPSHEAAAAVRERDAQLTKPPGSLGRLEEIVEFLAAWQGKGKPEINRPLVAVFAGNHGVVAQGVSAFPPEVTRQMLENFTNGGAAINQLCKSFGLGLKVFELALEHPTRDFTVEPAMTEAEAAATLAYGMEAIDDGVDLLAPGEMGIGNTTAAAAIYAALYGGPASLWTGRGTGVDDTGLARKTAAIDAALALHGPHLSDPLEILRRLGGREIAGLMGAILAARRARVPVVLDGYVACAAAALLHALNEDAIAHCLAGHVSAEGAHAEVLRRLGKKPLLDLGMRLGEGSGAALAVGVIKAALACHRDMATFASAGVSGAG; encoded by the coding sequence ATGCTGCTTGCCGGCTTGCCGGCGCCCTCGCATGAGGCGGCGGCTGCGGTGCGCGAGCGCGACGCCCAACTGACGAAGCCGCCTGGCTCGCTGGGGCGCCTCGAGGAGATCGTCGAATTTCTCGCCGCCTGGCAGGGAAAAGGGAAGCCGGAGATCAATCGCCCGCTTGTCGCCGTCTTCGCTGGCAATCACGGCGTCGTCGCGCAGGGCGTCTCGGCCTTCCCGCCCGAGGTGACGCGGCAGATGCTCGAGAACTTCACCAACGGCGGCGCGGCGATCAATCAGCTCTGCAAGAGCTTTGGCCTCGGCCTGAAAGTTTTCGAGCTCGCATTGGAGCATCCCACGCGGGACTTCACCGTAGAACCGGCGATGACCGAGGCCGAAGCCGCCGCGACTCTCGCTTATGGGATGGAGGCGATCGACGACGGCGTCGATTTGCTTGCCCCGGGTGAGATGGGAATTGGCAACACGACAGCGGCTGCTGCGATTTATGCAGCGCTTTATGGGGGCCCGGCGTCGCTTTGGACGGGACGCGGAACCGGCGTCGACGATACGGGGCTTGCTCGCAAGACAGCGGCGATTGATGCGGCGCTCGCGCTGCATGGGCCGCACCTTTCCGACCCGCTTGAAATCCTGCGGCGCCTCGGCGGCCGCGAGATCGCCGGCCTCATGGGGGCGATCCTCGCCGCCAGACGCGCCAGGGTCCCCGTCGTGCTCGACGGCTATGTCGCCTGCGCGGCCGCCGCCCTGCTGCATGCGCTAAACGAGGACGCGATCGCCCATTGCCTCGCCGGCCATGTTTCGGCCGAGGGCGCGCATGCCGAAGTTCTGAGGCGGCTCGGCAAGAAGCCGCTGCTCGACCTCGGCATGCGCCTCGGCGAAGGCTCGGGCGCCGCGCTCGCCGTCGGGGTGATCAAAGCGGCGCTTGCCTGCCATCGCGACATGGCGACTTTTGCCAGCGCCGGGGTGAGCGGGGCAGGGTGA
- a CDS encoding GNAT family N-acetyltransferase, which translates to MVKTAFSIRPARASDAEAIAETHDVSWRDAYRGVIPGVELERMIARRGPRWWRSAILKRTGLLVLDLEKEIVGYATYGRNRVPTMPYAGEIFELYLRPEHQGLGFGRNLFNAARRELAEHGCLSTIVWALADNEKALGFYRRLGGTPIRRAEERFGGNMLTRVAFAFASAPVR; encoded by the coding sequence ATGGTCAAGACCGCTTTCTCGATTAGACCGGCAAGAGCGAGCGACGCCGAGGCGATCGCCGAGACGCACGACGTTTCCTGGCGCGACGCCTATCGCGGCGTGATCCCGGGCGTCGAGCTGGAGCGCATGATCGCCCGACGCGGGCCGCGCTGGTGGCGGTCAGCGATCCTCAAGCGCACAGGGCTGCTCGTGCTCGATCTCGAGAAGGAGATCGTGGGATACGCCACCTATGGGCGCAACCGCGTGCCGACCATGCCCTACGCCGGCGAGATCTTCGAGCTTTACTTGCGCCCGGAGCATCAGGGACTGGGCTTCGGCCGCAACCTCTTCAACGCCGCGCGGCGCGAGCTCGCCGAGCACGGCTGCCTGTCGACGATCGTCTGGGCGCTCGCCGACAATGAAAAAGCCTTGGGCTTTTACAGGCGCCTCGGCGGCACCCCGATCCGTCGCGCCGAAGAGCGATTTGGCGGCAACATGCTGACCCGAGTCGCCTTCGCCTTTGCTTCCGCCCCCGTGCGCTGA
- a CDS encoding sensor histidine kinase, translating to MTSPLHILYIDDDPGVTLLVQRHLEQSGFLVEVANDGGSGVARVAQGGLDAVALDHFMPLQNGLATLAAIRALPDPPPVVYVTGTDDGRVAVAALKAGAADYVFKDIGGEFMTLLATSLEQAVAKLRLQKAKKEMEAEIRIARDRFQALAAEREILLREVNHRVGNSLQLISSLLGIQEAGSATEEAKTALRQARQRVLAIAQLHRQLYASNEVASVSLNDYLATVVDDLRRSSSDRITIALRLPEETIDVIPDHALAIGIALTELVLNALKHAYPLGDGEIRIELRSERSRSISLIVEDDGLGRDMFGGIAKPGLGQTIVSAMASKLDAEWGYDSEYPGTRATLRIKRSPMAKEAGPQSASAA from the coding sequence GTGACCTCCCCTTTGCACATCCTTTATATCGATGATGATCCAGGCGTGACCCTGCTCGTGCAGAGGCATTTGGAGCAGAGCGGCTTTCTCGTGGAAGTCGCCAACGACGGCGGGAGCGGCGTGGCGCGCGTGGCCCAAGGAGGTCTCGACGCCGTCGCTCTCGACCATTTCATGCCACTGCAGAATGGTCTCGCGACCCTCGCGGCGATACGGGCGCTGCCCGACCCCCCGCCGGTCGTTTATGTTACCGGCACCGATGATGGGCGCGTGGCGGTGGCTGCGCTGAAGGCGGGCGCCGCCGACTATGTCTTCAAGGATATCGGCGGTGAATTCATGACGCTCTTAGCGACGAGCTTGGAGCAGGCCGTCGCCAAGCTTCGGCTGCAGAAAGCCAAAAAAGAAATGGAGGCTGAAATCCGCATCGCCCGCGATCGCTTCCAAGCGCTGGCTGCAGAGCGGGAAATTCTTTTGCGCGAGGTCAATCATCGAGTGGGAAACAGCTTGCAGCTGATTTCTTCTCTGCTGGGTATTCAAGAGGCGGGTTCGGCGACCGAGGAAGCGAAAACGGCTCTGCGGCAGGCGCGCCAGCGTGTCCTGGCTATCGCTCAGCTTCATAGGCAGCTCTACGCGTCAAACGAAGTCGCCTCCGTGTCTCTCAATGATTACTTGGCTACGGTGGTCGACGATTTGCGGCGGTCGTCCAGCGATCGCATCACAATCGCCTTACGCTTGCCCGAAGAGACGATCGACGTCATACCCGATCACGCCCTCGCCATCGGCATCGCCCTGACGGAACTCGTTCTCAATGCTCTGAAGCACGCCTATCCCTTAGGAGACGGCGAAATCCGAATCGAGCTTCGCTCGGAGCGCTCGCGATCAATCTCCCTGATTGTCGAAGATGATGGTCTTGGTCGGGATATGTTTGGCGGAATCGCTAAGCCAGGGCTCGGGCAGACGATTGTTTCCGCCATGGCCAGCAAGCTCGACGCCGAATGGGGCTATGACAGCGAGTATCCCGGAACGCGAGCGACGCTCCGCATTAAGCGGAGCCCGATGGCGAAGGAAGCCGGGCCCCAGTCCGCAAGCGCAGCATAG
- the uppP gene encoding undecaprenyl-diphosphatase UppP produces the protein MGSACTQGLDTGFVDLGYLKVAALGVVQGITELLPISSTAHMRIVPAVLGWRDPGSAFSAAMQAAALVAVIAYFWSDVRGLVVGSASALMRRDFKDWSLRFAVWIILASVPIILAGLVLSPVLNACGTPLRSLTVIGLSCLVMSALLALAELYCNHQRTLDHLSLKDAMIVGVAQVGALIPGVSRSGSTLTAALFLDLKREEAARFSFLLGLPAIAGAGLHEFYKLYKAHLDMHGWSILAVGLIVASISAWVAIWSLMHLLERFSTWPFVAYRALIGVLLLLGLGASVSG, from the coding sequence ATGGGGAGCGCTTGCACGCAAGGTCTCGACACCGGTTTCGTCGATCTCGGCTATCTCAAGGTCGCGGCGCTCGGCGTCGTCCAAGGCATCACGGAACTCTTGCCGATTTCCTCGACGGCGCACATGCGCATTGTCCCGGCGGTGCTCGGCTGGCGCGATCCGGGCTCGGCTTTTTCCGCCGCGATGCAGGCGGCGGCGCTCGTTGCTGTCATCGCCTATTTCTGGTCCGACGTGCGCGGCCTTGTCGTCGGCTCCGCGAGCGCGCTCATGCGCCGCGACTTCAAGGATTGGTCGCTGCGCTTCGCGGTCTGGATCATTCTTGCGAGCGTGCCCATCATCCTTGCCGGATTGGTGCTCTCGCCGGTGCTAAACGCCTGCGGCACGCCCTTGCGCTCGCTCACTGTGATCGGGCTTTCCTGCCTCGTGATGTCCGCGCTGCTCGCTTTGGCCGAGCTTTATTGCAATCATCAGCGAACGCTCGACCACCTCTCGCTTAAAGATGCGATGATCGTCGGAGTCGCTCAGGTCGGCGCGCTCATTCCCGGCGTCTCGCGTTCGGGCTCGACGTTGACCGCGGCGCTGTTTCTCGATTTGAAGCGCGAGGAGGCGGCGCGATTCTCATTTCTTCTCGGTCTGCCGGCCATCGCGGGCGCGGGGCTGCACGAATTTTACAAACTGTACAAAGCGCACCTCGATATGCACGGTTGGTCGATTCTCGCCGTCGGCCTTATCGTCGCGTCGATATCGGCGTGGGTGGCGATCTGGAGCCTGATGCACCTTCTCGAGCGGTTCTCGACTTGGCCCTTCGTCGCCTATCGCGCGCTCATCGGCGTGCTGTTGCTGCTCGGCCTCGGCGCGTCGGTATCCGGATGA
- a CDS encoding alpha/beta hydrolase — translation MAVQLFRISKVDATEEPGAAKVPSYFVESTAPLNFDDKQTLLPTPPYTKPSSVDDIGDALARSPRPKLLISVHGYNTPRESALQTFEKSFLALNEDAAILDSGAVCIGYRWPSEAAGTPWRSAFTAAPWFLIGVLLFAILASVFVSYYFSALAVVPITLFMLRYIVYFRDGYRATNYGVPDLVDLIRQIDEKLDGKLGGKRADLSFIGHSMGGFVVTNAVRILSDVFSPAALAAMAGAVEPGSLDERTQREARSKIGKSFLLRRLVLVSPDIPGEALLSGRGNALESSLIRFQEAHLFSNEGDEILRNISTTANFFSLPTKNRRFGYRLGNVGVLSGWGVTEDLTLGKLRLGVRTLYELFAELDATQSKDSFAEQLAYFDCTDSLDEQGNGVVTDVTKGSSRDLSWLGHLRLLWAHWTGKVDTHSGYFHKPSLARKLIYRLAAIGYGDSERAFGGPGAFSQLCQDAQIKVLKQGAEAAAPEQSAYATAP, via the coding sequence ATGGCCGTGCAACTTTTCCGTATTTCCAAGGTGGACGCGACAGAAGAGCCGGGCGCCGCCAAGGTCCCGTCTTATTTCGTCGAGAGCACGGCCCCGCTCAATTTCGACGACAAGCAGACTCTCCTGCCGACGCCGCCTTACACGAAGCCGTCGAGCGTCGACGACATCGGAGACGCGCTCGCTCGCTCGCCGAGACCCAAGCTGCTGATATCCGTGCACGGTTACAACACGCCCCGCGAAAGCGCGTTGCAGACCTTTGAGAAGTCCTTTCTGGCCTTGAACGAAGACGCCGCGATCCTGGATAGCGGCGCGGTTTGCATCGGCTACCGCTGGCCTTCCGAAGCGGCTGGAACGCCCTGGCGCAGCGCCTTCACGGCCGCGCCCTGGTTCTTGATCGGCGTCCTGCTCTTCGCGATCCTCGCCTCCGTTTTCGTAAGCTACTATTTTTCGGCCCTGGCGGTCGTGCCCATCACGCTGTTCATGCTGAGGTATATCGTCTATTTCCGCGACGGCTACCGCGCGACGAATTACGGCGTGCCCGATCTCGTCGATCTCATTCGCCAGATTGACGAGAAGCTCGACGGAAAGCTCGGGGGCAAGAGAGCCGACCTTTCTTTCATTGGTCACAGCATGGGCGGTTTCGTGGTGACCAACGCCGTGCGCATCCTTTCCGACGTGTTTTCACCGGCGGCGCTCGCCGCCATGGCGGGGGCCGTGGAGCCAGGCAGTCTGGATGAGCGGACGCAGCGCGAGGCTCGGTCCAAGATCGGCAAGAGCTTCCTTCTGCGCCGCCTCGTGCTCGTCTCGCCGGACATACCGGGAGAGGCCTTGCTTTCGGGACGCGGCAACGCCTTGGAGTCTTCGCTCATTCGCTTCCAGGAGGCGCATCTCTTCAGCAATGAAGGCGACGAGATTTTGCGCAACATCTCGACGACCGCCAATTTCTTCTCCCTGCCGACAAAAAACCGCCGCTTCGGCTACCGGCTCGGCAATGTCGGCGTGCTGTCGGGCTGGGGCGTCACTGAAGACCTAACGCTCGGCAAGCTGCGCCTCGGCGTGCGGACGCTTTACGAGCTCTTTGCCGAGCTGGACGCTACTCAGAGCAAGGACTCCTTCGCCGAGCAGCTCGCTTATTTCGACTGCACAGACAGTCTCGACGAACAGGGAAACGGCGTGGTCACGGACGTGACGAAGGGCTCCTCGCGCGATCTTTCATGGCTCGGCCATCTTCGCCTGCTCTGGGCGCATTGGACGGGGAAGGTCGACACGCATTCCGGCTACTTCCACAAACCCAGTCTCGCTCGTAAGCTGATCTACCGTCTGGCCGCCATCGGCTACGGCGATAGCGAAAGGGCGTTCGGCGGTCCCGGGGCTTTTTCGCAGCTCTGCCAGGACGCGCAGATCAAAGTTTTGAAGCAGGGCGCGGAAGCGGCTGCGCCGGAGCAGTCCGCATATGCGACGGCGCCGTGA